The Nitriliruptor alkaliphilus DSM 45188 genome includes a region encoding these proteins:
- a CDS encoding diguanylate cyclase yields MTFDPRRTPTAAGPSAAASRGTGGRKVDAGERLGSYELFENLGRGAATVVRRARHARHPDVDLAVKIAISATPEDLERIGAEFRREAALLASIGHDALPTIHEVGTIGGRPFLAMERIVGRSLADVVRDGQLTEAALLSTATDVADVLAAVHRHGAVHRDIKPQNLLVTPEGRTRVIDVGLASWAAVGADRSGSLAGTFVYSAPEQTGMFARAVDGRADLYSLGVVLFECATGAPPFTADDVGELLHQHATQAPADLRQLRPDLDPALTELITRLLAKDADDRIPSAARLLAELRAIGGASRQTPGVDGVLPPPAAWSSTGAVAFGRGTELTRLRARWQRIGSGGTSVLVTGDPGSGRNTLVRTMAAEVRAAGGAAVVSPCTQGATPLEPLRTALTTHLDTIATFAPAERDAAIARLRAAVGPTAGMLVGLMPSLAESLETGSGAAAPTGRIREEDLVLAVIDLLRGLARQEGGLFLALTDIQWSDPLTQRVLRQLGGVIGDVPLMVVVTIRADEHEALWNIRSDHGKHLGLELELLPLGPAEAATVVATQLAGGRVPTALIETIVARTGGNPSAIVEYVRALVDAGAVRPHWGDWVLDTAALERLRLPADVRDLLLARLDRFDEEVRRLLTTAAVQGPRFERSSLEAVADADVGEVRAAIAAAETARLIERTKGGHVFVHEDVRERLLSTADPAWVADVHTALADAIAAVPTRPDALRAIAHHRVAAGIERDPEAAFHACVTAATDAIDQRMVSEAVQLLDHARAAAPLAGIKMDGAFHRTYAEAAFLTGAFARAREHLQFALEVIQDPLERGRAIETLARIQTADHDADGAIETARRGLSAIGRPAPRNTIVLVVTSLLRLLRGSWRLKRRRAPSSGARLELDLLETSLLGVAAGAAAGSLRNGLVAAFDARAFLPASRLPVCELRASALAGMALVLAHVGRPGHAARLFETALFAAQATGSRAAVATVCTLRGVAGTRDGDAAPLAAALEQHGRWLDIGTYVPWVILTAALYHGDGHVTEADRWLARARQRAADDPSPTDEAGRVLMECAVGALRGGIGPAVMTYERLRAVRASRPPTRDTQLFYAWVQLGFAIEQEEYGAGVDRALADLEEFGLPIGNVTAGWVRLAIATIEVARAGSKRDPLTQRQLARRAGRTLWLARRGSNIRLRAHLDVVAAHRAHILGRARRAAWYLDRASRTARELDQPLVLFDVALLRARILRATGHRPGARRQARVALALASEGAWELRARRVREEFGLDDEFRVATRGTHATDASSAGGSSQHLDHLQAMRRLEALQEVSQAAATILDPDEVTEIALGVVLRLLSAERAFVFSVAPDADGSLVPHRGRDVAGNSLTELHGYSRSLVERAHATGEAIIVTGTDEGEALGSRSAVVHGLRSILVAPIEVQGRRTGVIYLDSRVAKGIFTRDDLGLLATLAAQVAASQETARAAQLEVHVQAARQQRDLADSLRSSMAHLTATLEPDEVLRRALTLAVDASTSDRGCLVHEDAGAWRIVAIADRRDATSARIVGPPAGALAPELHDLYGLDRDVRPRIGGDGAAGTEALPARLVEVLGDPTTWLTIPLREDGGLHGLILTASDHAATYDEVTVEVAATLTGQALAAHRTASLFAEVERLATRDTLTGLANRGHFWHLAEQRLSASGPLPTAVMLDIDHFKAVNDTHGHAVGDAVLREVAARLLATLGPGDLIGRYGGEEFAALLPGGIDAAQVAERMCDAVRASPVMTDVGPVAVTISVGVARVGPDADLDEALIRADAALYHAKDTGRDRVVVGDTVTVAADERTGTTRGGQSPTRANRR; encoded by the coding sequence ATGACCTTCGATCCCCGCCGCACACCGACGGCCGCCGGGCCGTCGGCTGCGGCATCCCGCGGGACCGGTGGCCGGAAGGTCGACGCAGGGGAGCGGCTCGGCTCCTACGAGCTGTTCGAGAACCTCGGCCGAGGTGCCGCGACGGTGGTCCGCCGTGCCCGTCACGCACGCCATCCCGACGTCGATCTGGCCGTCAAGATCGCGATCAGCGCGACCCCTGAGGACCTCGAGCGGATCGGTGCGGAGTTCCGCCGGGAGGCGGCGCTGCTGGCCAGCATCGGTCACGACGCCCTGCCGACCATCCACGAGGTCGGCACCATCGGAGGACGGCCGTTCCTCGCCATGGAACGCATCGTCGGGCGCTCGCTCGCCGACGTGGTCCGCGACGGGCAGTTGACGGAGGCGGCCCTGCTGTCGACGGCCACCGACGTCGCGGACGTGCTCGCCGCGGTGCACCGGCACGGCGCCGTGCACCGGGACATCAAACCGCAGAACCTGCTGGTCACCCCGGAGGGCCGCACCCGGGTGATCGACGTCGGCCTCGCCTCGTGGGCGGCCGTCGGGGCCGACAGGTCGGGTTCGCTCGCCGGCACCTTCGTGTACAGCGCGCCCGAGCAGACCGGCATGTTCGCCCGGGCCGTCGACGGGCGCGCCGATCTCTACAGCCTCGGTGTGGTGCTCTTCGAGTGCGCGACGGGTGCCCCACCGTTCACCGCGGACGACGTCGGAGAACTCCTGCACCAGCACGCGACGCAGGCGCCCGCGGACCTGCGGCAGCTGCGACCTGACCTCGATCCCGCGCTCACCGAGCTGATCACCCGCCTCCTCGCCAAGGACGCCGACGACCGCATCCCGAGCGCCGCCCGGTTGCTCGCCGAGCTGCGGGCGATCGGCGGCGCGTCGAGGCAGACCCCGGGCGTGGACGGCGTCCTCCCGCCGCCTGCGGCGTGGTCGTCCACCGGAGCCGTCGCGTTCGGCCGAGGCACCGAACTCACCCGGCTCCGCGCCCGGTGGCAACGCATCGGCAGCGGCGGGACCTCGGTCCTGGTGACCGGCGATCCCGGCAGTGGACGCAACACGCTCGTGCGCACCATGGCGGCCGAGGTCCGTGCGGCCGGGGGCGCAGCCGTGGTGTCCCCGTGCACCCAAGGGGCGACACCGCTTGAGCCGCTCCGGACGGCGCTGACCACCCACCTCGACACGATCGCGACCTTCGCACCCGCGGAACGGGACGCCGCCATCGCGCGGCTGCGCGCCGCGGTGGGGCCGACCGCCGGGATGCTGGTGGGTCTGATGCCGTCGCTGGCCGAGTCCCTCGAGACGGGGAGCGGGGCTGCGGCGCCGACCGGCCGTATCCGCGAGGAGGACCTCGTCCTGGCGGTGATCGACCTGCTGCGGGGTCTGGCCCGACAGGAGGGCGGGCTGTTCTTGGCGCTGACCGACATCCAGTGGAGCGACCCGCTGACCCAGCGGGTCCTGCGCCAGCTCGGCGGCGTCATCGGGGACGTCCCGCTCATGGTGGTGGTCACCATCCGTGCCGACGAGCACGAGGCCCTGTGGAACATCCGCTCGGACCACGGCAAGCACCTCGGTCTGGAACTCGAGCTGCTCCCGCTCGGACCCGCCGAGGCGGCCACGGTGGTGGCCACCCAGCTGGCGGGCGGCCGTGTCCCCACCGCGCTCATCGAGACCATCGTCGCCCGGACAGGCGGCAACCCGTCGGCCATCGTCGAGTACGTCCGTGCGCTCGTCGACGCGGGTGCGGTGCGTCCCCACTGGGGTGACTGGGTGCTGGACACGGCGGCGCTCGAGCGGCTGCGGCTGCCCGCCGACGTCCGCGATCTCCTCCTCGCCCGTCTCGACCGGTTCGACGAGGAGGTCCGCCGTCTGTTGACCACCGCGGCGGTCCAGGGCCCGCGGTTCGAGCGCTCGTCGCTGGAAGCCGTGGCCGACGCTGACGTGGGGGAGGTCCGGGCCGCGATCGCCGCCGCCGAGACCGCACGGCTGATCGAGCGCACGAAGGGCGGTCACGTCTTCGTCCACGAGGACGTGCGTGAACGGCTGCTCTCGACGGCCGACCCCGCGTGGGTCGCCGACGTCCACACCGCCCTGGCGGATGCCATCGCGGCCGTCCCGACGCGACCCGACGCGCTGCGTGCGATCGCCCACCACCGCGTTGCTGCCGGCATCGAGCGCGACCCGGAGGCCGCCTTCCACGCTTGCGTGACCGCCGCCACGGACGCGATCGACCAGCGGATGGTCAGCGAGGCCGTGCAGCTGCTCGATCACGCGCGCGCCGCGGCCCCGCTCGCCGGCATCAAGATGGACGGAGCGTTCCACCGCACCTACGCCGAAGCGGCCTTCCTCACGGGAGCGTTCGCCCGCGCTCGCGAGCACCTGCAGTTCGCCCTCGAGGTCATCCAGGATCCGCTCGAACGGGGCCGAGCCATCGAGACGCTGGCACGGATCCAGACCGCGGACCACGACGCGGACGGCGCCATCGAGACGGCACGCCGCGGGCTGTCCGCGATCGGTCGACCGGCCCCGAGGAACACCATCGTCCTCGTCGTGACCAGCCTGCTGCGGCTGCTCCGCGGTTCGTGGCGCCTGAAGCGGCGTCGCGCACCGTCGAGCGGGGCCCGGCTGGAGCTCGATCTGCTGGAGACCTCGTTGCTCGGCGTCGCTGCCGGTGCAGCCGCAGGCTCCCTGCGCAACGGCCTGGTCGCGGCCTTCGACGCTCGAGCGTTCCTACCCGCGAGCCGTCTGCCGGTCTGCGAACTACGGGCCTCGGCGCTCGCCGGTATGGCGCTCGTGCTGGCCCACGTCGGCCGTCCGGGCCACGCCGCCCGCCTGTTCGAGACCGCGCTGTTCGCGGCGCAGGCGACCGGGTCGCGCGCGGCGGTCGCGACCGTCTGCACCCTGCGTGGTGTGGCCGGGACGCGTGACGGGGACGCGGCACCCTTGGCAGCCGCGCTCGAACAGCACGGCCGGTGGCTCGACATCGGCACCTACGTGCCGTGGGTGATCCTCACCGCGGCCCTGTACCACGGCGACGGTCACGTCACGGAGGCGGACCGCTGGTTGGCCCGGGCGCGCCAACGCGCTGCCGACGACCCGTCGCCGACCGACGAGGCGGGTCGGGTGCTCATGGAGTGCGCGGTCGGGGCACTGCGCGGCGGCATCGGGCCGGCGGTGATGACCTACGAGCGGCTGCGTGCGGTCCGCGCGTCGCGGCCGCCCACCCGTGACACCCAACTGTTCTACGCGTGGGTGCAGCTCGGCTTCGCGATCGAACAGGAGGAGTACGGCGCCGGGGTCGACCGCGCCCTCGCCGACCTGGAGGAGTTCGGCCTGCCCATCGGCAACGTCACCGCCGGCTGGGTACGCCTGGCGATCGCGACCATCGAGGTGGCGCGAGCCGGATCGAAACGTGACCCCCTCACCCAACGCCAGCTGGCTCGTCGTGCCGGCCGCACCCTCTGGCTCGCGCGCCGGGGCAGCAACATCCGCCTGCGCGCGCACCTCGACGTGGTGGCAGCTCACCGCGCGCACATCCTCGGGCGGGCCCGCCGGGCGGCCTGGTACCTGGATCGTGCGTCGCGGACGGCACGCGAGCTCGATCAGCCACTCGTGCTGTTCGACGTCGCGTTGCTGCGGGCACGCATCCTGAGAGCCACCGGACACCGCCCCGGCGCCCGACGGCAGGCACGGGTCGCGCTCGCGCTGGCGTCCGAGGGGGCGTGGGAGCTGCGGGCTCGACGGGTCCGCGAGGAGTTCGGGCTCGATGACGAGTTCCGGGTCGCCACCCGCGGGACCCACGCGACGGATGCGTCCAGCGCCGGCGGGTCCTCGCAGCACCTCGACCACCTCCAGGCGATGCGTCGGCTCGAGGCGCTCCAGGAGGTCAGCCAGGCGGCGGCGACGATCCTCGACCCCGACGAGGTCACCGAGATCGCCCTCGGTGTCGTGCTGCGACTGCTGTCGGCCGAACGCGCCTTCGTGTTCAGCGTGGCCCCGGACGCCGACGGTTCGCTGGTTCCCCACCGGGGCCGGGACGTCGCCGGGAACAGCCTCACCGAACTGCACGGCTACAGCCGCTCGCTGGTCGAACGCGCGCACGCCACCGGTGAGGCCATCATCGTCACGGGAACCGACGAGGGGGAGGCGCTCGGTTCGCGCAGCGCGGTGGTCCACGGGCTGCGCAGCATCCTGGTCGCACCGATCGAGGTCCAGGGGCGTCGGACGGGGGTGATCTACCTCGACAGCCGGGTCGCCAAGGGCATCTTCACCCGCGACGACCTGGGCCTGCTCGCGACACTGGCCGCGCAGGTCGCCGCTTCTCAGGAGACCGCCCGGGCTGCCCAGCTCGAGGTGCACGTCCAGGCCGCCCGCCAGCAACGTGACCTCGCCGACAGCCTGCGGTCCTCGATGGCCCACCTGACGGCGACCCTCGAACCCGACGAGGTGTTGCGACGCGCGCTGACGCTCGCGGTCGATGCGTCGACCAGCGATCGGGGATGCCTGGTGCACGAGGACGCCGGCGCCTGGCGGATCGTGGCGATCGCCGACCGGCGGGACGCGACGTCGGCACGGATCGTCGGCCCACCGGCGGGCGCCCTCGCTCCCGAGCTGCACGACCTGTACGGGCTCGACCGGGATGTCCGGCCGCGGATCGGTGGGGACGGGGCGGCGGGTACTGAGGCGCTGCCCGCCCGCCTCGTCGAGGTGCTCGGTGACCCCACGACGTGGCTCACCATCCCGCTCCGGGAGGACGGGGGCCTGCACGGACTCATCCTCACCGCGTCCGATCACGCCGCCACCTACGACGAGGTCACGGTGGAGGTCGCTGCGACGCTGACCGGGCAGGCGCTCGCCGCCCACCGGACGGCCAGCCTGTTCGCGGAGGTCGAGCGTCTCGCCACCCGTGACACGCTGACCGGCCTCGCCAACCGTGGGCACTTCTGGCACCTCGCTGAGCAGCGTCTCTCGGCGTCGGGCCCGTTGCCGACGGCCGTCATGCTGGACATCGACCACTTCAAGGCGGTCAACGACACGCACGGTCACGCCGTCGGTGATGCCGTGCTGCGCGAGGTGGCGGCACGACTGCTGGCCACGCTCGGCCCCGGTGACCTGATCGGTCGCTACGGCGGTGAGGAGTTCGCAGCCCTGCTACCCGGAGGCATCGACGCTGCGCAGGTGGCCGAGCGCATGTGCGATGCCGTGCGTGCGTCCCCGGTGATGACCGACGTCGGCCCGGTGGCCGTCACCATCAGCGTGGGAGTCGCCCGAGTCGGACCGGATGCCGACCTCGACGAAGCGCTCATCCGTGCCGATGCGGCGCTGTACCACGCCAAGGACACCGGCCGGGACCGTGTCGTCGTGGGCGACACCGTCACGGTGGCGGCCGATGAGCGCACCGGTACCACGCGCGGCGGGCAGTCGCCCACGCGGGCGAACCGACGCTGA
- a CDS encoding PAS domain-containing sensor histidine kinase: MDGPLSELGLALLDALPDMAWLSNDDGTVWHVNERFARYTGHDRTWLAEHSWLELVHPEDVRSAEAAWTRATETGGHYEHEHRLRRHDGAYRWFVDRAERGGLAGADVSVHWVGSCTDVHDLHLARIELDLARRRVDEELALLDALHRHAPIGLGVLDRDLRLVRANDALIASGGGIAGETLGRPLQELVPDAWAVLEPCIRRVADRRETVTEIELAQPDPADPARSRWWSVSCYPVELHGELIGVGILAQDQTERIERSAALQASEELRTVAERAASLGLWEFDLRTQKARWSPGLFEVLDVAPGTEPSAEVFEDRIVEEDRPTYHAVVREVLRSREPVTTRYRTLRPDGTVRILEARAACDVEDGHVIRMYGTIQDVTAQVDAWERVARSERLLTEAETVAEVGSFELHLGTGEMRFSPGLHQLLDLGADEPVSLDVWRSFVHPDDRGIQEEQLRRLLETGETDRFQLRIVRPGGEVRRLEIRGVFHRDARGEPERLMGTALDVTERERLRSERVALLERSLTAADRERQRIAEHLHDDTVQALTATLLRLDHAQATGSTEPLGRARHTLEVAGRSLRLNIMELAPVDLAADGVEAAIAAYAEQLLEIDGVDVALEVDLGDEARLRPELLLTSYRIVCDALANVRRHAQGATVVVELRRDGGRLVGEVSDDGAGLGDVADRPGHLGTMRERAELAGGSVTVLPRSDGPGTTVFWWLPL, translated from the coding sequence GTGGACGGTCCGTTGTCCGAGCTCGGCCTGGCGCTGCTCGACGCCCTGCCGGACATGGCGTGGTTGTCGAACGATGACGGCACCGTCTGGCACGTCAACGAGCGGTTCGCTCGTTACACCGGCCACGACCGGACGTGGCTGGCCGAGCACAGCTGGCTGGAGCTGGTCCACCCCGAGGACGTCAGGTCGGCCGAGGCCGCGTGGACCCGCGCCACGGAGACCGGAGGCCACTACGAGCACGAGCACCGGCTGCGCCGGCACGATGGCGCCTACCGGTGGTTCGTCGACCGTGCGGAGCGTGGTGGGCTCGCCGGTGCGGACGTCTCGGTCCACTGGGTCGGTAGCTGCACCGACGTGCACGACCTGCACCTCGCCAGGATCGAGCTTGACCTGGCACGTCGCCGGGTCGACGAGGAGCTCGCGCTCCTCGACGCGCTGCACCGACACGCTCCGATCGGCCTCGGCGTCCTCGATCGCGACCTGCGGTTGGTCCGGGCGAACGATGCCCTGATCGCCAGCGGTGGTGGGATCGCTGGAGAGACGCTCGGTCGGCCCCTCCAGGAGCTGGTCCCCGATGCCTGGGCTGTGTTGGAACCGTGCATCCGCCGCGTGGCCGACCGCCGGGAGACCGTGACCGAGATCGAGCTTGCTCAGCCCGATCCTGCGGACCCCGCTCGTTCCCGCTGGTGGTCGGTGAGCTGCTACCCGGTCGAGCTGCACGGCGAACTCATCGGGGTCGGCATCCTCGCCCAGGACCAGACCGAGCGGATCGAACGGTCGGCTGCGCTCCAGGCCAGCGAGGAGCTGCGCACCGTGGCGGAGCGGGCGGCATCGCTCGGTCTGTGGGAGTTCGATCTGCGCACCCAGAAGGCGCGCTGGTCGCCGGGTCTGTTCGAGGTGCTCGACGTCGCTCCCGGGACCGAGCCCAGTGCCGAGGTCTTCGAGGACCGCATCGTGGAGGAGGACCGACCGACCTACCATGCGGTCGTACGCGAGGTCCTGCGCTCGAGGGAGCCGGTCACGACGCGGTACCGGACCCTCCGCCCGGACGGCACCGTGCGGATCCTCGAGGCGCGCGCTGCGTGCGACGTCGAGGACGGTCACGTCATTCGCATGTACGGCACGATCCAGGACGTGACGGCGCAGGTGGACGCGTGGGAGCGGGTGGCACGCTCCGAACGGCTCCTGACCGAAGCCGAGACGGTCGCCGAGGTCGGCTCGTTCGAACTCCACCTGGGCACCGGGGAGATGCGGTTCTCACCGGGCCTGCATCAGCTGCTCGATCTCGGGGCCGATGAACCCGTGTCCCTCGACGTGTGGCGCTCGTTCGTGCATCCCGACGACCGCGGCATCCAGGAGGAGCAGCTACGCCGGCTGTTGGAGACCGGCGAGACGGACCGGTTCCAGCTGCGGATCGTTCGCCCCGGGGGTGAGGTGCGTCGCCTCGAGATCCGCGGGGTCTTCCACCGGGACGCGCGTGGGGAACCCGAGCGGCTCATGGGCACGGCGCTCGATGTCACCGAGCGTGAACGGCTCCGCAGCGAGCGGGTGGCGTTGCTCGAGCGCAGCCTGACCGCCGCCGACCGCGAGCGCCAGCGCATCGCCGAGCACCTCCACGACGACACCGTGCAGGCGCTGACCGCCACGCTGCTCCGTCTCGACCACGCCCAGGCGACGGGCTCGACCGAGCCCCTGGGTCGGGCGCGCCACACCCTCGAGGTCGCGGGTCGCAGCCTGCGGCTCAACATCATGGAGCTCGCACCGGTGGACCTCGCCGCCGACGGGGTCGAGGCCGCCATCGCCGCGTACGCCGAACAGCTCCTCGAGATCGACGGGGTCGACGTCGCGTTGGAGGTCGACCTCGGGGACGAGGCACGGCTCCGGCCGGAGCTGCTGCTCACCAGCTACCGGATCGTCTGCGACGCGCTGGCGAACGTGCGGCGTCACGCGCAGGGCGCGACGGTGGTCGTCGAGCTCCGACGAGACGGCGGTCGCCTGGTCGGCGAGGTCAGCGACGACGGCGCCGGCCTCGGTGACGTGGCCGACCGCCCGGGTCACCTCGGGACCATGCGCGAACGGGCCGAGCTCGCCGGTGGAAGCGTCACGGTCCTGCCTCGGTCGGACGGGCCCGGGACGACGGTGTTCTGGTGGTTACCCCTCTGA
- a CDS encoding response regulator, which translates to MAESPIKVLVIDDDEHVRAALREVLDAQRDIRWVGDAADAWSAVSACLEHRPDVVVIDVRLPGGGASATREVRAHCDGVVVVAHSDFGDRPHRELMLAAGAAGYVTKGAPRDQLLRAIRDAATIGRSEG; encoded by the coding sequence GTGGCCGAATCGCCCATCAAGGTGCTCGTCATCGATGACGACGAGCACGTGCGGGCTGCGCTGCGCGAGGTGCTCGACGCACAACGCGACATCCGCTGGGTCGGTGACGCGGCGGACGCGTGGTCGGCGGTGTCGGCCTGCCTGGAGCACCGACCGGACGTGGTGGTGATCGACGTCCGGTTGCCGGGCGGCGGTGCGAGCGCGACCCGCGAGGTCCGGGCCCACTGCGACGGCGTGGTGGTCGTCGCGCACTCGGACTTCGGTGACCGCCCGCACCGCGAGCTGATGCTCGCCGCCGGCGCGGCCGGCTACGTCACCAAAGGTGCGCCGCGGGACCAGCTGCTGCGGGCGATCCGCGACGCGGCGACGATCGGGCGGTCAGAGGGGTAA
- a CDS encoding response regulator transcription factor, translating to MTNGDEPVRIVIVDDHQLVADALAETLAAVPAFEVTGVAHDLTSGMQLIAASRPDVVIMDVRLPDGDGAAGTAEALRRAPEAKVLVLSAQTGIDVVARAVESGAAGFLPKTTPLGELVDAVRRVQAGSVLFAREQLSEVAQHLRQAQHRIGGDLSGREREVLWLLSLGTSTQGMADQLFLSPHTVRNHVRNISTKLGAHSKLEAVAIASREGLLAPPSV from the coding sequence ATGACCAACGGTGATGAGCCCGTGCGGATCGTGATCGTCGACGACCACCAGCTCGTGGCCGACGCGCTGGCCGAGACCCTCGCCGCCGTCCCGGCGTTCGAGGTCACAGGTGTCGCCCACGACCTCACCAGCGGGATGCAGTTGATCGCCGCGAGCCGCCCCGACGTGGTCATCATGGACGTGCGGCTCCCCGACGGTGACGGCGCGGCCGGCACGGCCGAGGCGCTGCGCCGCGCCCCCGAAGCGAAGGTGCTCGTCCTGTCGGCGCAGACCGGGATCGACGTGGTCGCACGGGCGGTCGAGTCGGGCGCCGCCGGCTTTCTGCCGAAGACGACGCCTCTCGGCGAACTCGTCGATGCCGTCCGCCGGGTACAAGCCGGATCCGTCCTGTTCGCCCGCGAGCAGCTCTCCGAGGTCGCCCAGCACCTGCGGCAGGCACAGCATCGGATCGGCGGGGACCTGTCGGGCCGGGAGCGCGAGGTCCTGTGGCTCCTCAGCCTCGGCACCTCGACACAGGGCATGGCCGACCAGCTGTTCCTGTCGCCCCACACGGTCCGCAACCACGTCCGCAACATCTCCACGAAGCTCGGCGCCCACTCCAAGCTCGAGGCGGTGGCGATCGCGAGCCGGGAAGGTCTGCTCGCTCCCCCGTCCGTGTGA
- a CDS encoding EAL domain-containing protein, with protein MHERDLRRALDRHEFAVRFQPVVRASNGRFAGAEALVRWDHPMLGLLGPAAFLPLAERSALLAPIGERVITQAISERATWSAGTFVSVNLSPAELVTAPIRGLVDLIERTCDAHGVAPSDLWVEVTEQPILEPEPTAATLHALRDLGVRLVLDDFGSGHASVARLRDLPFDVCKLDRSFVAGMAGTGGTRVVQAAVAMARAFGTEVVAEGIENAEQLEQLDALGCDLLQGYHLGRPAPADTTRELLTAPGRTDTPRETIRVDVPAGTAAPGDERDHRVLYYDDDRVLAAWVADALAAALLRGDHAVTVTTEEHREMLGAALADRGVDVSAEVASGRLVQYDAAATLDLLMVDGMPATELLAEVVAALTPAGGRELWAYDEMVAVLWERGEVAAAMALEESWNACLAGTSTSLLCSYPSADVAAAGGPAGYERIAQHHSHVTVGGCSLRVDAAAVRRDPTRHVQELRAALAATAVAVGAQARLEAELRELEERVDASGRFGAMVVHEIRNPASILTLALDSLRAEVEALPGDDVGRLLAMATTSVRSIVRLAEDLLLSAQLDATEFAVQPEPFDLGGVVRSAIERTALASGSAITCDLPDPLPAALGDADRVHQILLNLLDNAVASSPPGSSVDVVVAIEADRLVVRVADEGPGIAPAERQRLFEPFTRSETAPKRTSGAGLGLHIVDRLVRAQGGAVWIEEAPSGGAVFAVALPRAVGAGTAAADPFGGDGFALRAS; from the coding sequence GTGCACGAGCGGGACCTGCGCCGCGCGCTCGATCGGCACGAGTTCGCCGTGCGCTTCCAGCCCGTCGTCCGGGCCTCGAACGGGAGGTTCGCCGGTGCGGAAGCGCTCGTGCGCTGGGATCACCCCATGCTCGGCCTGCTCGGGCCGGCCGCCTTCCTCCCGTTGGCCGAACGGTCCGCGCTCCTGGCGCCGATCGGTGAGCGGGTCATCACGCAGGCCATCTCGGAGCGGGCCACCTGGTCGGCCGGCACCTTCGTCAGCGTGAACCTCTCGCCCGCCGAGCTCGTGACAGCGCCGATCCGGGGGCTGGTCGACCTGATCGAACGCACCTGCGACGCGCACGGCGTCGCCCCTTCCGATCTGTGGGTCGAGGTGACCGAGCAGCCGATCCTCGAACCGGAGCCGACCGCCGCCACCCTCCACGCGCTGCGTGACCTCGGTGTCCGGCTCGTGCTCGACGACTTCGGATCCGGTCACGCCTCGGTCGCCCGGTTGCGCGACCTGCCGTTCGACGTCTGCAAGCTCGACCGCTCGTTCGTCGCCGGCATGGCCGGCACGGGCGGGACCCGTGTCGTGCAGGCTGCGGTGGCGATGGCCCGGGCCTTCGGCACCGAGGTCGTCGCCGAGGGCATCGAGAACGCCGAGCAACTCGAGCAGCTCGATGCCCTCGGCTGCGACCTGCTGCAGGGCTACCACCTCGGTCGCCCGGCCCCGGCCGACACCACGCGGGAGCTGCTGACCGCCCCGGGGCGCACCGACACACCTCGGGAGACCATCCGCGTGGACGTGCCTGCCGGCACGGCGGCTCCCGGAGACGAGCGCGACCACCGCGTCCTGTACTACGACGACGACCGCGTCCTGGCGGCGTGGGTCGCGGATGCGCTCGCGGCCGCGCTCCTCCGGGGCGACCACGCCGTCACCGTGACGACGGAGGAGCACCGCGAGATGCTCGGCGCCGCTCTGGCGGACCGGGGCGTGGACGTGTCGGCCGAGGTCGCCTCCGGCCGTCTGGTCCAGTACGACGCGGCGGCGACGCTCGACCTCCTGATGGTGGACGGGATGCCCGCGACCGAGCTGCTCGCGGAGGTGGTCGCGGCGCTCACCCCGGCCGGTGGGCGCGAACTCTGGGCCTACGACGAGATGGTCGCCGTGCTCTGGGAGCGTGGTGAGGTCGCCGCAGCGATGGCCCTCGAGGAGAGCTGGAACGCCTGTCTCGCCGGGACCTCGACCTCCCTGCTCTGCTCCTACCCGTCCGCCGACGTCGCGGCCGCCGGTGGGCCGGCCGGCTACGAACGCATCGCACAGCACCACAGCCACGTCACCGTCGGTGGCTGCAGTCTGCGGGTGGACGCAGCCGCCGTCCGACGCGACCCGACCAGGCACGTGCAGGAGCTGCGCGCCGCCCTCGCTGCGACGGCCGTGGCCGTCGGGGCGCAGGCGCGGCTCGAAGCCGAGCTGCGCGAACTCGAGGAGCGCGTTGACGCCAGCGGCCGCTTCGGCGCCATGGTCGTGCACGAGATCCGCAACCCGGCGTCGATCCTCACTTTGGCACTGGATTCGCTGCGCGCCGAGGTCGAGGCGCTGCCCGGGGACGACGTCGGCAGGCTGCTGGCGATGGCCACCACCAGCGTGCGGAGCATCGTCCGTCTCGCCGAGGACCTGCTGCTGTCCGCCCAGCTCGATGCGACCGAGTTCGCCGTCCAGCCTGAACCCTTCGACCTCGGGGGCGTCGTCCGGTCGGCGATCGAACGGACCGCGTTGGCGAGCGGGAGCGCCATCACCTGCGACCTGCCCGATCCGCTCCCCGCCGCGCTCGGGGACGCCGACCGGGTACATCAGATCCTGCTCAACCTCCTCGACAACGCGGTGGCCAGCTCGCCGCCGGGCAGCTCGGTCGACGTGGTCGTTGCGATCGAAGCCGACCGGCTTGTCGTCCGGGTCGCCGACGAGGGTCCGGGTATCGCGCCGGCGGAGCGCCAGCGGCTGTTCGAGCCGTTCACCCGCTCCGAGACCGCTCCGAAGCGCACCTCGGGCGCCGGACTCGGCCTGCACATCGTCGACCGGCTGGTGCGGGCCCAGGGCGGCGCCGTCTGGATCGAGGAGGCACCGAGCGGTGGCGCCGTGTTCGCGGTCGCACTGCCCCGGGCCGTCGGTGCCGGAACGGCCGCGGCCGACCCCTTCGGCGGGGACGGCTTCGCGCTCCGCGCGAGCTGA